From the Iodobacter fluviatilis genome, one window contains:
- a CDS encoding sugar diacid recognition domain-containing protein — MSLLNAALAQEIVNRTMAIIGSNVNVIDASGTVIGSGDTERLGKQHEGALLVLSQQRTVEIDDAMAQQLHGVRPGVNLPLRLAGQIVGVVGITGQPDTVRHYGELVRMTAEMSLEQARLIQALGRDTRYREELVLQLIKGEAAPHSDLEAWAQKLGVDIQRPRVVAVIEVDSGTLGIDAALAELQELQTLLSTPERDNLVATVSLTELVVLKPALDHQGRWNPEEHRLRVHDLLTRVASKSRLGVRIALGQYFSAANAVALSYQSAVTTLKIGKTRKPEQTCFFYQDLSLPVLLAGLNSGWQAAQLRIPLKKLECQDGNGQLRKTLAAWFSCDTRPVETAQFLHIHRNTLDYRLSRIEAITGLTLSKTDERFLLYAALQIA; from the coding sequence ATGTCTCTGCTCAATGCCGCTCTTGCACAAGAAATCGTCAATCGCACCATGGCGATTATTGGTAGCAATGTGAATGTGATCGATGCCTCGGGCACGGTAATCGGCAGTGGCGATACAGAGCGGCTGGGCAAGCAGCATGAAGGCGCTTTGCTGGTGCTATCTCAGCAGCGCACGGTAGAAATTGACGACGCCATGGCGCAGCAGTTGCATGGTGTGCGCCCCGGTGTGAATCTGCCGCTGCGCCTTGCTGGGCAAATTGTGGGCGTAGTTGGCATCACCGGCCAGCCCGATACGGTGCGCCACTATGGTGAGCTGGTCAGGATGACAGCGGAAATGAGCTTGGAGCAGGCACGGCTGATTCAAGCCTTGGGGCGTGATACCCGCTACCGCGAAGAGCTGGTTTTGCAACTCATCAAAGGCGAAGCCGCGCCGCATTCAGACTTAGAAGCTTGGGCGCAAAAGCTGGGCGTCGATATCCAGCGCCCGCGCGTGGTGGCGGTGATTGAAGTAGACAGCGGCACGCTGGGTATTGATGCGGCTTTGGCCGAGTTACAAGAGCTGCAAACCCTACTGAGTACACCAGAGCGCGATAACTTGGTTGCCACCGTTTCTTTAACCGAATTAGTGGTGCTCAAACCCGCACTGGATCATCAGGGGCGCTGGAATCCAGAAGAGCACCGGCTGCGGGTACATGACTTACTCACACGGGTTGCCAGCAAAAGCAGGCTGGGGGTGCGCATCGCACTAGGGCAATATTTTAGCGCCGCAAATGCTGTGGCGCTGTCTTATCAAAGCGCGGTCACCACCCTAAAAATCGGCAAAACACGCAAGCCGGAACAGACCTGCTTTTTTTATCAGGATTTAAGCTTGCCGGTGCTGCTGGCCGGATTAAATTCAGGCTGGCAAGCCGCACAACTGCGTATTCCGCTGAAAAAGCTTGAGTGCCAAGATGGCAACGGCCAGCTGCGTAAAACACTGGCGGCATGGTTTTCCTGCGACACCCGCCCCGTAGAAACAGCGCAGTTTCTGCATATTCACCGCAACACACTGGATTATCGCCTCAGCCGGATTGAGGCCATCACCGGCCTTACCCTCAGTAAAACAGACGAGCGATTTTTGCTCTATGCCGCTTTGCAAATTGCATAA
- a CDS encoding ArsR/SmtB family transcription factor, whose translation MEDTRLASVAAAIAEPARARMLCSLLDGKARTATELAIAGEVSASTASAHLTRLKTEQLVSMLIQGRHRYYRLHNHDVASALEALLLISNTPKTPLSPNTPHYLQAARTCYDHMAGSVAVQLHDRLFAMGWLLADSDDASQYVLSEQGQQAFSKLGVDLPELAKKRRRFACACLDWSERSPHLGGALGAALLILAKKRGWVEQDLDSRRLQISRAGQNAMKDIFSITI comes from the coding sequence ATGGAAGACACCCGCCTGGCCAGCGTTGCCGCCGCCATTGCCGAACCAGCTCGCGCTAGGATGCTTTGCAGCTTGCTCGATGGCAAAGCCCGTACCGCAACCGAGCTGGCCATCGCTGGGGAAGTGAGCGCATCCACAGCCAGTGCCCATTTAACACGGCTAAAAACCGAGCAACTGGTTAGCATGCTGATCCAAGGCAGGCATCGCTACTACCGCCTGCATAATCACGATGTAGCATCGGCGCTGGAAGCGCTGCTGCTGATTTCAAACACGCCCAAAACACCATTGAGCCCTAACACGCCCCATTATTTGCAAGCGGCACGCACCTGCTACGACCATATGGCGGGATCGGTGGCGGTGCAATTACACGATCGCTTATTTGCCATGGGCTGGCTGCTCGCCGACTCTGACGATGCATCCCAATATGTTTTAAGCGAGCAAGGCCAACAGGCCTTCAGTAAGCTTGGCGTGGATTTGCCTGAGCTGGCAAAAAAACGTCGCCGTTTTGCCTGCGCCTGCCTCGATTGGAGCGAACGCAGCCCTCATCTGGGTGGCGCACTCGGCGCGGCGCTACTAATACTTGCCAAAAAGCGTGGCTGGGTAGAACAAGATTTAGACAGCCGTCGCCTGCAAATCAGCCGTGCAGGCCAAAATGCGATGAAAGATATTTTTAGTATCACGATATAA
- a CDS encoding cytochrome P450 — protein MPSVRIHPLVAAAHVHPYPYYAALRNEAPVFFDMEHKIWVVSRADLIMQLMQSPHCVVRPPKEPVPAAIVGTPAAEIFARLIRMNEGQAHLPLKQAIQCSLARLDTACLPQLVKKWRSAECDLYALCHFVPVAVLADLLGFAPDTRPELMGWIADFVACLSPLSSEADLAGASVAAQCLLAHFTLLLEGDLAQGSVLANLVQDSEGADRQALLANLIGLLSQSYEATAGLLGNCLIALQQHGMSNDLPLTSFVEEVARFDPSVQNTRRFVVQDLEIHGQQLRKGDAVLLLLAAANRDAAFNAKGDDFAQGRTDRRSLSFGHGRHSCPGQTLAIKITTAILSDYLAQEGMADPLQWRYQASANGRIPRFFSHQEKAI, from the coding sequence ATGCCCTCTGTAAGGATTCACCCGCTGGTTGCGGCAGCCCATGTACACCCTTATCCCTATTACGCAGCACTGCGAAATGAAGCGCCTGTTTTTTTTGATATGGAGCACAAAATATGGGTAGTGAGCAGGGCAGATTTGATTATGCAACTGATGCAAAGCCCGCATTGCGTGGTGCGTCCGCCCAAGGAGCCTGTGCCTGCTGCAATTGTAGGAACGCCAGCGGCTGAAATTTTTGCCCGCCTGATCCGGATGAATGAGGGGCAGGCACATCTGCCTTTAAAGCAGGCTATCCAGTGCAGCTTAGCTAGGCTTGATACGGCGTGTTTGCCGCAGCTGGTTAAAAAATGGCGCTCAGCGGAGTGCGATTTGTACGCGCTTTGCCATTTTGTGCCGGTGGCGGTATTGGCTGATTTACTTGGCTTTGCGCCTGATACTCGCCCCGAATTAATGGGCTGGATTGCCGATTTTGTGGCCTGCCTTTCTCCTTTAAGCAGCGAGGCAGATCTGGCTGGGGCAAGCGTGGCTGCTCAATGTTTATTGGCGCATTTCACTTTGCTATTGGAAGGTGACTTAGCTCAAGGAAGTGTGCTGGCAAATCTCGTGCAAGATTCAGAAGGGGCAGATCGCCAGGCCTTACTGGCTAATTTAATTGGCCTGCTTTCGCAAAGCTATGAAGCAACAGCGGGCCTGCTTGGCAATTGCCTGATTGCGCTGCAACAACATGGGATGTCGAATGATTTGCCACTGACTTCCTTTGTAGAGGAAGTGGCTCGCTTTGATCCATCCGTGCAAAACACTAGGCGTTTTGTGGTGCAAGACTTGGAAATTCACGGCCAGCAACTGCGAAAAGGCGATGCCGTGTTGCTGCTTCTAGCGGCTGCAAATCGTGATGCTGCCTTTAACGCAAAGGGCGATGATTTTGCACAAGGCCGTACCGATCGTCGCAGCTTGAGCTTCGGCCATGGCCGGCATAGCTGCCCCGGTCAGACGCTGGCAATCAAAATAACCACGGCTATTTTGAGCGATTATCTAGCGCAAGAGGGTATGGCAGACCCCTTGCAATGGAGATATCAAGCCTCAGCCAATGGGCGCATTCCTAGGTTTTTTAGTCATCAGGAAAAAGCGATTTAG
- a CDS encoding antibiotic biosynthesis monooxygenase family protein: MIAVIFEVWPAQMQDYLNIAAGLRSELALQDGFISIERFSSLSEPSKLLSLSFWRDEAAVKAWRCGAQHRAAQSLGRKDVFADYRLRVAAVTRDYGLNERDQVPEDSLIMHG; encoded by the coding sequence ATGATTGCTGTCATTTTTGAAGTTTGGCCTGCGCAAATGCAGGATTATTTAAATATTGCTGCCGGTTTACGCAGCGAATTGGCCCTGCAGGATGGTTTTATCTCGATAGAGCGTTTTAGCAGCCTGAGCGAGCCGAGTAAGCTGTTGTCTTTGTCTTTCTGGCGAGATGAAGCGGCGGTGAAAGCCTGGCGTTGTGGTGCGCAGCACAGAGCTGCGCAATCGCTTGGGCGTAAGGATGTTTTTGCAGATTACCGCCTGCGCGTGGCGGCGGTGACGCGGGATTATGGTTTGAATGAGCGCGATCAGGTGCCGGAGGATAGCTTGATTATGCACGGCTAA
- the macA gene encoding macrolide transporter subunit MacA produces the protein MAWKFKRGSWLRIVMVLLMLAVLGWGVKAIFFPSKAAPQYTTAKVAKADLENAVLATGTLQAFRKVDVGAQVSGQLQKLEVELGDRVKKGQLLATIDPNLAQNEALNAEASLEGLLAQRQSTLLQLEQAKIDLARQQTLLSREAASKQAVEDTSLKQRTLQSDLAQRDADIKKAKLTLDSAKTRLGYTRILAPIDGEVAAITTLEGQTVIAAQQAPNLLTLADLDTITVKAQISEADVMKVHAGQAVYFTTLGQPDKRYYGKLRAIQPTPEKVNNAIFYNALFEVPNPSHALRQDMTAQVAIVLEHAKSVLSIPTIALGAKAKDGRYTVRVVGADGIAVDRQIKTGLNNNVQVQVLAGLKEGDLVVTGDAALGKSEMSVTVGA, from the coding sequence ATGGCTTGGAAGTTTAAACGTGGGTCCTGGTTGCGGATTGTGATGGTTTTGCTGATGCTGGCCGTGCTTGGCTGGGGCGTAAAGGCGATTTTCTTTCCAAGTAAGGCCGCCCCTCAGTACACCACGGCCAAGGTAGCAAAAGCAGATTTAGAAAATGCGGTGCTGGCGACGGGCACTTTGCAGGCTTTTCGCAAGGTGGATGTGGGTGCTCAGGTTTCTGGGCAGTTGCAAAAGCTGGAAGTGGAGTTGGGTGACAGGGTGAAAAAAGGCCAGCTCTTGGCAACCATCGACCCAAATCTGGCGCAAAACGAAGCGCTGAATGCCGAGGCTTCTTTGGAGGGCTTGCTCGCGCAAAGGCAATCGACGTTGCTGCAATTAGAGCAGGCCAAAATCGATTTAGCACGCCAGCAAACCCTGCTGAGCCGGGAGGCCGCATCGAAGCAGGCGGTAGAAGACACCAGCTTAAAGCAAAGAACGCTGCAATCTGATTTGGCACAGCGTGATGCCGATATTAAAAAAGCCAAGCTGACGCTTGATTCCGCGAAGACCCGCCTTGGCTACACCCGTATTCTTGCGCCAATTGATGGCGAAGTGGCGGCGATTACCACGCTGGAAGGCCAAACCGTGATTGCGGCTCAGCAAGCGCCTAATCTGCTGACATTGGCTGATTTAGACACCATTACCGTGAAAGCGCAGATTTCTGAAGCGGATGTGATGAAAGTCCACGCCGGACAAGCCGTTTATTTCACTACTCTGGGACAGCCGGATAAGCGCTATTACGGCAAGCTGCGGGCGATTCAGCCCACGCCAGAGAAAGTCAATAACGCGATTTTTTACAATGCGCTGTTTGAAGTGCCTAATCCAAGCCATGCCTTACGCCAGGATATGACTGCTCAGGTGGCGATTGTGCTTGAGCATGCAAAAAGTGTTTTAAGTATTCCTACTATTGCCCTAGGGGCTAAGGCCAAGGATGGCCGCTATACCGTGCGGGTGGTGGGCGCGGATGGTATTGCCGTCGACAGGCAGATCAAAACGGGGCTGAATAATAATGTACAGGTGCAAGTGCTGGCTGGTCTAAAAGAAGGCGATCTGGTGGTGACAGGTGATGCGGCCTTGGGTAAGTCAGAAATGTCTGTAACGGTTGGAGCATAG
- the macB gene encoding macrolide ABC transporter ATP-binding protein/permease MacB, with protein sequence MRKPLLELSQIVRSFPAGDGEAVVLDQVNLCIHAGEMVAIVGASGSGKSTLMNILGCLDKPTSGTYLVNGRDVSDLDSDELAGLRRDRFGFIFQRYHLLPHLSAQGNVEMPAVYSGLAKDARQDRAKALLRRLGLSDKLEHRPSQLSGGQQQRVSIARALMNGGEVILADEPTGALDSHSGEEVMNILRELHAQGHTVIIVTHDHKVADCAERIVEISDGRIISDRSKPVDVVVEGKIAPHGQEVKSLRVVLDRFAAALNMAWRAMSANRMRTLLTMLGVVIGITSVVSIVAIGEGAKRKILQNIGEIGSNTMNIFPGKDWGDDRAGSLRSLLPGDITALQAMPFIDSVTPSTSTNLRLRHRALDVSSNVSGVGEYYFRVSGLKPALGRFFNSEDVATQSQLVVIDHNTLRKLFPKGADPLGKVILVGNLPATVIGVAAENKSGFGGGGQSLQVWLPFTTTANRLFGQQYFNNITVRVKDGQSSAAAEQSIEKLLTLRHGSKDFFIYNMDSIVKKIEQTSQMLALLLSMIALISLVVGGIGVMNIMLVSVTERTREIGIRMAVGARQSDVMQQFLTESVLVCLIGGVIGVLLSLGIGALVQFFVPDWKMIFSLGSFIAAFICSTLIGVFFGFLPARNAARLDPIEALARE encoded by the coding sequence GTGCGTAAGCCTCTTTTAGAGCTCAGCCAAATTGTGCGCAGTTTTCCGGCTGGCGATGGTGAAGCGGTGGTGCTGGATCAGGTGAATCTTTGTATTCATGCCGGTGAAATGGTGGCGATTGTGGGCGCTTCCGGCTCAGGAAAATCCACCCTGATGAATATTCTGGGCTGCCTGGATAAGCCGACATCGGGCACTTATCTGGTGAATGGACGCGATGTATCTGATCTAGATAGTGACGAGCTGGCCGGGCTGCGGCGTGATCGTTTTGGCTTTATTTTTCAGCGCTATCACTTATTGCCGCATTTATCGGCGCAGGGCAATGTGGAAATGCCTGCGGTTTACTCCGGGCTGGCAAAGGATGCGCGGCAGGACAGAGCCAAAGCCTTGCTCCGCCGCCTTGGCTTAAGCGATAAATTGGAGCATCGCCCCAGCCAGCTTTCCGGAGGCCAGCAGCAGCGGGTCAGTATTGCCCGCGCATTGATGAATGGCGGTGAGGTTATTCTGGCTGACGAGCCAACCGGCGCGCTCGATAGTCATAGCGGCGAAGAGGTGATGAATATTCTGCGCGAGCTGCACGCGCAGGGCCACACCGTGATTATTGTTACCCACGATCATAAAGTAGCCGATTGCGCCGAACGCATTGTCGAGATTAGCGATGGCCGCATTATCAGCGATCGCAGCAAGCCGGTGGATGTGGTGGTGGAGGGCAAAATTGCGCCGCACGGGCAGGAAGTGAAATCGCTGAGAGTGGTATTAGATCGCTTTGCGGCGGCTTTAAATATGGCCTGGCGGGCGATGTCGGCCAATCGGATGCGTACCCTGCTCACCATGCTGGGGGTGGTGATTGGCATTACTTCGGTGGTGTCGATTGTGGCGATTGGCGAGGGCGCTAAACGTAAAATTCTGCAAAATATTGGTGAAATCGGCAGCAATACGATGAATATCTTCCCAGGTAAAGACTGGGGGGACGATAGGGCGGGCAGTTTGAGATCCTTGCTGCCGGGGGATATTACTGCGCTGCAAGCCATGCCCTTTATTGATAGCGTGACCCCGAGTACTAGCACTAATTTGCGCCTGCGCCACCGTGCTTTGGATGTCAGCAGCAATGTAAGTGGGGTGGGTGAGTATTATTTTCGGGTGAGTGGTTTAAAGCCCGCATTGGGGCGGTTTTTTAATAGCGAGGATGTGGCCACCCAATCGCAGCTGGTGGTGATTGATCACAATACCCTGCGAAAGTTATTCCCTAAGGGGGCGGATCCGCTGGGCAAGGTGATTTTAGTGGGCAATCTGCCTGCTACCGTGATTGGTGTGGCAGCAGAAAATAAGAGTGGCTTTGGCGGTGGCGGGCAATCTTTGCAAGTGTGGCTGCCCTTTACCACCACGGCCAACCGCCTGTTTGGCCAGCAGTATTTCAACAATATCACCGTGCGGGTAAAGGATGGCCAATCCTCTGCTGCGGCCGAGCAAAGCATAGAAAAACTGCTGACTTTGCGCCATGGCAGCAAGGATTTCTTTATCTACAACATGGATAGCATCGTTAAAAAAATCGAGCAGACCAGCCAGATGCTGGCGCTGTTGTTATCGATGATTGCGCTGATTTCCCTAGTGGTAGGTGGGATTGGTGTGATGAATATTATGCTGGTGTCGGTGACTGAGCGAACGCGTGAGATTGGCATTCGTATGGCCGTGGGTGCGCGGCAAAGCGATGTGATGCAGCAGTTTCTGACCGAATCGGTACTGGTTTGCCTGATTGGCGGCGTGATTGGCGTACTGCTCTCCTTAGGGATCGGTGCTTTGGTGCAGTTTTTTGTGCCAGATTGGAAAATGATTTTCTCTCTTGGCTCTTTTATCGCCGCCTTTATTTGCTCGACGTTAATTGGGGTGTTCTTTGGCTTTTTGCCTGCCCGTAATGCTGCGCGTTTAGATCCGATTGAAGCCCTGGCGCGAGAATAA